A region of Beijerinckia sp. 28-YEA-48 DNA encodes the following proteins:
- a CDS encoding SDR family NAD(P)-dependent oxidoreductase has product MSKLFDLTGKTAFVTGAASGLGYAMAEGFAEHGALVTLADADRAGLDKALAKFNAAGHQATAIELDVREPTAIRTAVKNAANHYGKLDIVVANAGITGGAPISEEAGYIENIDLDVWNNVVKINQTGVFATLQAAATIMKQQRSGRIIVTASISGLRTSEVSGYPYTVTKAAVIHLVHLAALELAPFNVYVNGVAPGPFMTNIAGGRLFREPERAKAMGDSVPLKRMADPSEIKGLALLLASGAGSFITGQVIPIDGGATAR; this is encoded by the coding sequence ATGAGCAAACTGTTTGATCTCACCGGCAAGACCGCCTTCGTGACCGGAGCCGCGAGCGGCCTCGGCTATGCGATGGCCGAGGGCTTCGCTGAGCATGGCGCCCTCGTCACTTTGGCCGATGCCGATCGCGCCGGCCTAGACAAGGCCCTAGCCAAATTCAACGCCGCCGGACACCAGGCCACCGCGATCGAACTCGACGTTCGCGAACCGACCGCGATCCGCACAGCCGTGAAGAATGCCGCCAATCACTATGGCAAGCTCGACATCGTCGTCGCCAATGCCGGGATCACCGGCGGCGCCCCGATCAGCGAAGAAGCCGGCTATATTGAAAACATTGATCTCGATGTCTGGAACAACGTGGTGAAGATCAACCAGACCGGTGTCTTCGCCACATTGCAGGCAGCCGCTACGATCATGAAGCAGCAACGCAGCGGCCGGATCATCGTCACCGCATCAATCTCGGGCCTGCGAACGTCGGAAGTCTCAGGCTATCCCTATACCGTCACCAAGGCCGCCGTAATCCATCTGGTTCACCTGGCGGCGCTCGAACTCGCGCCGTTCAATGTCTACGTGAACGGCGTCGCGCCAGGACCATTCATGACCAATATCGCCGGCGGCCGCCTGTTTCGCGAGCCCGAGCGCGCCAAGGCCATGGGCGATTCCGTGCCCTTGAAGCGCATGGCCGACCCCTCCGAGATCAAGGGGCTGGCACTGCTCCTGGCATCGGGCGCCGGCAGCTTCATCACCGGACAGGTCATTCCCATCGATGGTGGAGCCACCGCGCGCTAG
- a CDS encoding phosphotransferase family protein: MQGGAALDEERLRSYLEVAIALRGPLQLQPIAGGQSNPTYFVTGPERSIVLRKQPDGPLLPSAHAIDREYRVQRALAEAGFTVPRMLHFCTDPAVIGTPFYVMERLDGRVLHDCRLLDVAPDQRRAMYRSAAETLARLHAIDWRAIGLGDFGRPEGYFERQVARWSKQWQLSRTREIPEIDFLQQWLPQHMPAAGLATIAHGDYRIGNLMFHREEPKVIAVLDWELATLGDSAADIAHFGMIWYSAPEEYGGLLGEDLDDLRLPDFQEFLATYEEAAQRSVGFVPFHMVFALFRFAVIFEGVAARAKAGNAAGENAAAVAHLAINFARRAAALARQS, from the coding sequence ATGCAGGGTGGGGCAGCATTGGACGAGGAACGTCTGCGATCCTATCTGGAAGTGGCCATCGCACTGCGCGGGCCGCTGCAGCTTCAGCCGATCGCCGGCGGACAGTCCAACCCGACCTATTTTGTCACGGGTCCCGAGCGCTCCATTGTTTTGCGCAAACAACCAGACGGGCCTCTGCTGCCATCGGCGCATGCGATTGACCGGGAATATCGCGTGCAGCGGGCGCTCGCGGAGGCCGGTTTTACAGTGCCGCGCATGCTGCATTTCTGCACCGATCCAGCGGTCATAGGCACGCCGTTTTATGTGATGGAGCGGCTCGACGGCCGCGTACTCCATGATTGCCGCTTGCTTGACGTCGCTCCGGATCAGCGCCGGGCGATGTATCGATCGGCGGCAGAAACCTTGGCGCGGCTGCACGCGATTGACTGGCGGGCGATAGGCCTTGGTGATTTTGGCCGACCGGAAGGCTATTTCGAGCGGCAGGTGGCGCGTTGGTCGAAGCAATGGCAGCTCTCACGCACACGCGAAATTCCTGAGATTGATTTTCTGCAGCAATGGCTCCCCCAGCATATGCCTGCGGCCGGCCTGGCGACGATTGCCCATGGCGACTATCGCATCGGCAATCTGATGTTCCACCGGGAGGAGCCGAAGGTGATCGCGGTTCTCGATTGGGAACTGGCGACGCTGGGAGACTCAGCTGCCGATATCGCGCACTTTGGGATGATCTGGTACAGCGCGCCGGAAGAATATGGTGGCCTGCTGGGCGAAGATCTGGACGATCTTCGTCTGCCCGACTTTCAGGAGTTTCTCGCGACCTACGAGGAAGCGGCACAGCGGAGCGTCGGCTTCGTGCCTTTCCATATGGTGTTCGCGCTGTTCCGCTTCGCCGTGATCTTCGAGGGCGTGGCGGCGCGCGCTAAGGCTGGCAATGCCGCAGGCGAGAATGCCGCCGCTGTGGCGCATCTGGCGATCAACTTCGCCAGGCGCGCAGCGGCACTCGCGCGGCAGAGCTAG
- a CDS encoding glycosyltransferase family 1 protein encodes MKISLMVPLRAVRRQIVHQALRLSGEGVERGDKRYQAGDWRRAYRAYRTHLVDRPQDGKVWAKAADCARRAGDFSGEFYSLRQALLLEPNDVAILVDAARQYKDRGYLLTARACLASARRVDPMLPFEAFERAVAPLSVESGHRLLLDVTDMFAFFRLNVRKTGMQRVQAQVMTSLLERHVGGDIIFTFYNELLREYKIASTLLACELVDASNADEVTVEQLAVILNQIFIDAEPLKCRKGDFYLVLGAFWFGNDYLARLEDLRKDGATVGINFFDLIPYTHPEYVDVATQRDFTGKLEEALASIDYACTNSAFVADELRRLLASLGRENVPVGPVPLAHDITASDSEQVVSDTFKQSVPKDYVLCVGTIERRKNHALLLEIWKRLYAQHGDKTPSLVIVGKWGWRIEEFREELAASKNVHGKIMIREGLADSELEYLYRNCLFTVFPSFTEGWGLPVGESLYFGKPCIASNSSSIPEVGGDLVRYFDPMNTNEAYRVIDAALSDRSDLAVWTEQVRNHFKPRSWDQVTDDLMQQIFKLSAIAKSLPMV; translated from the coding sequence ATGAAAATCTCTCTCATGGTGCCTCTACGAGCAGTCCGTAGACAAATCGTGCATCAAGCGCTCAGACTTTCGGGAGAAGGTGTCGAGCGTGGTGATAAGCGCTACCAGGCCGGCGATTGGCGGCGTGCGTATCGCGCCTATCGGACACATCTGGTCGATCGTCCGCAGGATGGCAAAGTTTGGGCGAAAGCGGCCGATTGCGCCAGGCGCGCGGGTGATTTTTCCGGCGAGTTCTACAGTCTGCGACAGGCACTCCTTTTGGAGCCGAATGACGTTGCCATTCTCGTTGACGCTGCCCGTCAATACAAAGATCGAGGTTATCTACTGACCGCGCGCGCCTGCCTTGCATCTGCGCGGCGCGTAGATCCGATGCTTCCGTTTGAGGCCTTTGAACGTGCGGTCGCGCCTTTGTCGGTAGAGAGCGGACATCGATTGTTGCTTGATGTGACCGATATGTTTGCCTTCTTTCGCTTGAACGTGCGCAAGACTGGCATGCAGCGCGTGCAGGCGCAGGTCATGACCTCTCTCCTCGAGCGTCATGTCGGCGGTGATATTATTTTCACTTTTTATAATGAATTACTCCGCGAGTATAAAATCGCATCAACTCTTCTGGCTTGCGAACTCGTTGATGCATCAAATGCGGATGAGGTAACGGTTGAGCAGCTTGCCGTCATTCTCAATCAGATTTTCATCGATGCTGAACCGCTAAAGTGCAGGAAAGGTGATTTCTATCTTGTGTTGGGGGCATTCTGGTTCGGTAACGACTATCTGGCGCGCCTCGAGGATTTGAGAAAAGACGGCGCTACGGTTGGGATTAATTTTTTTGACCTCATCCCGTATACGCATCCAGAATATGTCGACGTGGCAACCCAGCGCGACTTCACGGGTAAGCTTGAAGAGGCTCTCGCCAGTATCGACTATGCTTGTACCAATTCGGCCTTTGTCGCCGACGAGTTGCGGAGACTTCTGGCATCTCTAGGGCGCGAGAATGTTCCTGTTGGGCCAGTTCCATTGGCGCATGATATTACCGCTTCGGATAGCGAACAGGTTGTATCTGACACTTTCAAACAATCCGTTCCGAAGGACTATGTCCTTTGTGTCGGCACGATAGAGCGCCGCAAGAATCATGCGCTTCTTCTTGAGATTTGGAAGCGCCTGTATGCCCAGCATGGAGATAAGACGCCTTCGCTCGTCATTGTCGGGAAGTGGGGGTGGCGTATCGAGGAATTTCGCGAGGAACTCGCCGCGTCCAAGAATGTCCATGGGAAGATCATGATAAGAGAAGGGCTTGCCGACAGCGAGCTCGAATATCTTTATCGCAATTGCCTTTTTACCGTCTTTCCGAGCTTCACCGAAGGCTGGGGCTTGCCGGTTGGCGAAAGCCTTTATTTTGGCAAGCCGTGCATTGCTTCGAATTCAAGCTCGATCCCAGAGGTCGGCGGCGACCTTGTCCGTTATTTCGATCCCATGAACACCAACGAAGCCTATCGGGTCATTGACGCGGCTTTGTCGGATCGTTCCGATCTTGCGGTCTGGACCGAGCAGGTTCGCAACCATTTCAAGCCGCGTTCATGGGATCAGGTGACCGACGACCTCATGCAACAGATTTTTAAACTGTCAGCGATTGCTAAAAGTCTTCCCATGGTCTGA
- a CDS encoding enoyl-CoA hydratase/isomerase family protein, giving the protein MAEGIIVKKSDDLLEITLNNPERGNGLSDEQIVFLGDTFINEHDKVRLIVLRANGDDFCIGRAGMGTRPQTRPEALALRKMSDIVFRCYGAVRASKAPVLTMIQGRALGFGCALACVSDITIAAENASFAIPEFSHNIMPTMVMSSLVDRVPLKSLMYLVWTSKVISAHEAQRIGAVSDVVPRADLEKTTQALIDRLMKAPRPAVLAVKEYAHGSMTIDTAKAIDFARNIHSLINSSSEMDVKK; this is encoded by the coding sequence ATGGCGGAAGGCATTATCGTCAAGAAATCGGACGATCTCCTGGAAATCACGCTCAATAATCCGGAGCGGGGCAATGGCCTCTCCGATGAGCAGATTGTTTTTCTAGGCGATACGTTCATCAATGAGCACGACAAGGTGCGCCTGATCGTTCTGCGCGCCAATGGCGATGATTTCTGCATCGGCCGCGCCGGAATGGGGACCCGACCGCAGACGCGGCCCGAGGCGCTGGCTCTGCGCAAGATGAGCGATATCGTGTTTCGCTGCTACGGCGCGGTGCGGGCATCCAAGGCGCCGGTCCTGACCATGATACAGGGCAGGGCGCTGGGCTTTGGCTGCGCGCTCGCCTGCGTGTCTGACATAACGATTGCGGCGGAGAATGCCTCCTTCGCCATTCCAGAATTCAGCCATAACATCATGCCGACAATGGTGATGTCGTCGCTGGTCGATCGGGTGCCGCTGAAGTCGCTGATGTATCTGGTCTGGACCAGCAAGGTGATTTCGGCTCACGAGGCCCAGCGGATCGGCGCGGTGAGCGACGTGGTGCCGCGGGCCGATCTTGAAAAGACGACCCAGGCGCTGATCGACAGGCTGATGAAAGCGCCGCGTCCGGCGGTTCTGGCGGTCAAGGAATATGCCCATGGCTCCATGACCATCGACACCGCGAAGGCGATCGACTTTGCCCGCAACATCCACAGTCTGATCAATTCATCCAGCGAGATGGACGTCAAGAAGTAG
- a CDS encoding VOC family protein translates to MAQQDATGRMSFSHLGIYVTDLPMMEEFYTRMLGFIVTDRGEARGNPLVFLSGDPREHHQLVLVGGRPKDSFSQINQISFRVPALEDVQAAWRRAKDAPGVGRIYATNHGNAWSTYFFDPEGNRVEVFADSEWYIPQPRIDDLDLSKPAADIRAESEQFCRSCEGYMPIADYQKKIADRIAAARAK, encoded by the coding sequence GTGGCCCAGCAAGATGCAACCGGCCGTATGAGCTTCAGCCACCTCGGCATCTACGTCACCGACCTGCCCATGATGGAAGAGTTTTACACCCGGATGCTCGGTTTCATCGTGACCGACCGGGGCGAAGCCCGCGGCAATCCCCTCGTCTTCCTGAGTGGCGACCCACGCGAACATCACCAGCTCGTCCTGGTCGGCGGGCGGCCGAAAGACTCCTTCTCGCAGATCAATCAGATTTCTTTCCGCGTCCCGGCGCTGGAAGATGTGCAGGCAGCGTGGCGGCGCGCCAAGGATGCGCCTGGCGTAGGCCGCATCTATGCCACCAATCACGGCAATGCCTGGTCGACCTATTTCTTCGACCCGGAGGGCAATCGGGTCGAGGTTTTCGCCGATTCTGAATGGTACATCCCGCAGCCGCGGATCGACGATCTCGATCTGTCCAAGCCGGCGGCAGACATTCGAGCTGAATCGGAGCAGTTCTGCCGCTCCTGTGAAGGCTATATGCCCATCGCCGACTACCAGAAAAAAATCGCCGATCGGATCGCCGCCGCCCGAGCCAAATAG
- a CDS encoding M24 family metallopeptidase, producing the protein MNAIAERIVAPISTGELERRWKLVRGAMKARNIDVLIMQNNNDFMGGYVKYFTDIPATNGYPLTVIFPRDDEMTVIIQGPFGMDTPVAAGDPLYRGVKRLMGVPGYASASYCKHYDAELAEKALSAHTRATIGLVGTSSMPYAFVDYLQRGKLSNSVFVDAADLVDEIRAIKSTEEIAVMRATCAMQDMQMEAAFKAVGPGKRDIEVMSAARHAGTCVGSEQGWYMSASGPVGTAAVMSPPHLQNRIIRAGDQYTILIENNGAGGYYTELGRTCVLGKASQEMKDEFAFVLEARQHTLNLLKPGASCKDIWEAHNAFMKKNGRPPEERLYCHSQGYDMVERPLVRFDETMTIEANMIVSVHPTYVTSTTYSWACDNFLVTDKGTERLHKSPEKITELG; encoded by the coding sequence ATGAACGCAATCGCCGAACGGATCGTCGCGCCAATTTCGACGGGCGAGCTGGAAAGACGCTGGAAGCTCGTGCGCGGGGCGATGAAGGCGCGCAACATTGATGTTCTGATCATGCAGAACAACAATGATTTCATGGGCGGCTATGTCAAATATTTCACCGATATTCCCGCGACAAACGGCTATCCGCTGACCGTGATTTTTCCGCGTGACGATGAGATGACCGTGATTATTCAGGGTCCCTTCGGCATGGATACTCCTGTTGCAGCTGGCGATCCATTGTATCGCGGTGTCAAACGCCTCATGGGCGTGCCCGGTTATGCCAGCGCATCCTATTGCAAGCACTATGACGCGGAACTGGCGGAGAAGGCGCTGTCTGCCCACACGCGCGCCACGATTGGGCTCGTGGGCACGTCATCCATGCCCTATGCCTTCGTCGACTATCTGCAGCGCGGCAAGCTGTCGAATTCGGTCTTCGTCGATGCAGCCGATCTGGTCGATGAAATCCGCGCCATCAAAAGCACCGAGGAAATCGCCGTAATGCGGGCGACCTGCGCCATGCAGGACATGCAGATGGAGGCGGCGTTCAAAGCCGTCGGGCCAGGCAAGAGGGACATCGAGGTGATGTCGGCGGCCCGCCACGCGGGCACATGCGTGGGCAGCGAACAAGGCTGGTATATGAGCGCGTCGGGCCCGGTGGGGACGGCTGCGGTGATGTCGCCACCGCATTTGCAGAACCGCATCATCAGGGCCGGCGATCAATATACGATCCTGATCGAAAACAATGGTGCCGGCGGTTATTACACCGAACTGGGCCGGACTTGCGTGCTTGGTAAAGCCTCTCAGGAGATGAAGGACGAATTTGCCTTCGTCCTGGAGGCGCGCCAGCACACGTTGAACCTGCTGAAGCCAGGCGCCTCCTGCAAGGACATCTGGGAGGCGCACAACGCCTTCATGAAGAAGAATGGCCGGCCGCCGGAAGAGCGGCTTTACTGTCACAGCCAGGGCTATGACATGGTCGAGCGGCCGCTGGTACGCTTTGATGAGACCATGACCATCGAAGCCAATATGATCGTGTCGGTGCATCCTACCTATGTGACGTCGACGACCTACAGCTGGGCTTGCGACAACTTCCTTGTCACCGACAAGGGCACTGAGCGTCTGCATAAATCCCCGGAGAAGATCACCGAGCTCGGCTGA
- a CDS encoding glycosyltransferase family 1 protein: MFDAYDSWRNALFRLGIGRHADFRRQAEAFWRAKQFGKAATCYRLHLSHHPEDFTSWLDLGFCEAYSGRRDRAEQAYAAARSAAPQSVTGILSVARERAISERPLSAFAYYRQAVLADPQREMGTEDRPFVGEGFLPEALSDRSLVGRRMLLDVTDLLRYLRYNPHGTGIQRVLLSMIAAWFRKFRYQDVVFVFCREGRSEVFEIAEQELAALVDATEDPATTVKIYQPYIDKIYAESPRVEFRPGDAFVVMGAFWSSIDYLRTLVDLRARGVLVGAYIYDLISITHPEFINKSDLNSVLDRFGDLLSEVDFVCAISEFVAEEVRDVLRDRLGRSVPVVAVPLAHDPPRSGDGQIESTFLKTLPAEYVLCICTIEGRKNHLLLFEVWQQLLAKYGDATPPLIVVGRWGWRGEAFKKRLEETQSLSGKIIVLGNLSDAKIDYLYRHCLFTVFPSFVEGWGLPVGESLACGTPCIASNATSIPEVGGDLVRYIDPYDAQSAFAVIEKPLIDRQNLAEWRSKVASTFQPRTWIDVVDNFLVQVEYCARSVKPQQATEVVPLIAGRTYHFSTDTNDSLANWRDRAHKFIFLDGWHGIESWGIWSSKPIAQLSILTELASESRVRVRFLIRGAPPKREARIGLRDLLGGAMKCITVPTDKAVWVETTAVVDETHKLLLNLERIDGDYAQAELERDLYLGLCAMVYDAEQTTNTPVLLSSNDLERAAQPISGGASSS; the protein is encoded by the coding sequence ATGTTTGATGCCTATGATTCTTGGCGAAATGCATTGTTTCGGCTAGGGATCGGCCGGCACGCTGATTTTCGCCGGCAGGCGGAGGCGTTTTGGCGGGCCAAACAGTTCGGCAAGGCTGCGACTTGCTACCGCTTGCATCTGTCCCATCATCCAGAGGATTTTACCTCCTGGTTGGATCTCGGCTTCTGCGAGGCGTATAGCGGACGACGAGACCGTGCAGAGCAGGCTTATGCCGCCGCCCGATCGGCCGCCCCGCAGTCAGTGACCGGGATTTTATCGGTGGCGCGTGAGCGGGCCATCAGCGAACGTCCTTTGAGTGCCTTTGCCTATTATCGACAGGCGGTCCTCGCAGATCCGCAGCGTGAGATGGGAACCGAGGATCGGCCCTTTGTCGGCGAGGGCTTTCTGCCAGAAGCGCTGTCTGATCGTTCTCTCGTCGGTCGCCGCATGTTGCTGGATGTCACCGATCTCTTGCGGTACCTGCGATACAATCCGCACGGAACCGGAATCCAGCGCGTTCTGCTGTCGATGATTGCGGCTTGGTTTCGAAAATTTCGCTATCAAGATGTGGTCTTCGTCTTCTGCCGCGAAGGTCGAAGTGAGGTTTTCGAGATTGCTGAACAGGAGCTAGCTGCTCTGGTCGACGCGACCGAAGACCCCGCCACTACGGTCAAAATCTATCAGCCTTACATTGACAAAATTTATGCGGAATCGCCGCGCGTCGAATTTAGGCCCGGTGATGCCTTTGTGGTGATGGGGGCATTCTGGAGCTCCATCGATTATCTTCGAACTCTTGTCGACCTGCGTGCGCGTGGTGTGCTGGTAGGAGCCTACATCTACGATCTCATTTCGATCACGCATCCCGAGTTCATCAACAAATCTGATTTGAATAGCGTTCTTGATCGCTTTGGCGACCTTCTTTCCGAGGTCGATTTCGTCTGCGCCATTTCCGAATTCGTGGCGGAAGAGGTGCGGGATGTATTACGTGATCGGCTGGGACGTTCCGTCCCTGTGGTTGCAGTGCCTTTGGCGCACGATCCGCCGCGCAGCGGAGACGGGCAAATCGAAAGCACGTTTCTGAAAACTCTTCCGGCCGAATATGTGCTGTGCATCTGTACGATCGAGGGACGCAAGAATCATCTTCTGTTGTTCGAAGTCTGGCAACAGCTTCTGGCGAAATATGGCGATGCAACGCCGCCATTGATTGTCGTTGGACGATGGGGATGGCGCGGCGAAGCGTTCAAAAAGCGACTCGAAGAGACGCAATCGTTGTCGGGTAAAATCATTGTTCTCGGCAATCTTTCGGACGCGAAGATCGATTATTTGTATCGTCATTGTCTGTTCACGGTTTTTCCGAGTTTCGTCGAAGGCTGGGGTTTGCCGGTCGGCGAAAGCCTGGCGTGCGGCACGCCCTGTATCGCCTCAAATGCGACTTCGATCCCTGAGGTCGGTGGCGATCTTGTTCGCTACATCGACCCGTACGATGCCCAAAGTGCATTCGCTGTTATCGAAAAGCCGTTGATAGATCGGCAGAATCTTGCGGAGTGGCGCTCGAAAGTGGCGTCAACGTTCCAGCCGAGAACCTGGATTGATGTCGTCGACAATTTCCTAGTGCAAGTGGAGTACTGTGCTCGGTCGGTGAAGCCGCAGCAGGCGACCGAGGTCGTACCTTTGATTGCGGGGCGTACTTACCATTTCAGCACAGATACAAACGATTCTTTGGCGAACTGGCGCGATCGTGCGCATAAATTTATATTTTTGGACGGTTGGCATGGCATCGAAAGCTGGGGCATATGGTCTTCGAAGCCAATTGCGCAATTGTCCATTTTAACGGAGCTGGCTTCTGAATCTCGGGTGCGTGTCCGTTTTTTGATCCGAGGCGCCCCTCCCAAGCGCGAAGCTCGGATCGGTCTCAGAGATTTGCTCGGAGGCGCGATGAAGTGCATCACCGTTCCAACCGATAAGGCTGTGTGGGTAGAGACAACAGCGGTTGTCGATGAAACGCATAAGCTCCTGTTGAACCTTGAACGGATTGACGGCGATTATGCTCAGGCAGAGCTCGAACGTGATCTCTATCTGGGGTTATGTGCCATGGTTTACGATGCCGAGCAGACGACAAACACCCCTGTCTTGTTGAGTTCAAATGATCTTGAGCGAGCGGCGCAGCCGATTAGTGGTGGGGCCTCCTCGTCATGA
- a CDS encoding glucose 1-dehydrogenase: MGRLQDKIIIVTGGARGIGAAFCKTIAAEGAIVIVSDVRDGIGTVQEIETAGGRATFIACDVASAKSTTDLVEEVVKRHGRIDAVVNNAAIFANLKRQKFFEIDEKEWDDVMAVNVRGPFLLCKAVAPIMMRQKSGKIVNIASGTVFKGQTGITHYVASKGAIVALTRCVARELGDYNINVNAIAPGFTMSEGVLANPDMNSGGFNATVNSRAFKREQQPEDLTGTLVFLCSPDSDFMTGQTLVVDGGSVMH; encoded by the coding sequence ATGGGACGCCTGCAAGACAAAATCATCATTGTGACAGGTGGCGCGCGCGGGATCGGCGCGGCCTTCTGCAAAACGATCGCAGCCGAGGGCGCCATCGTCATCGTTTCCGACGTGCGCGACGGCATCGGCACGGTGCAGGAGATCGAAACCGCCGGCGGACGCGCCACTTTCATCGCCTGTGACGTCGCCTCGGCGAAATCCACCACGGACCTCGTGGAAGAAGTTGTCAAACGCCACGGCCGCATCGACGCCGTAGTCAATAATGCCGCTATTTTCGCCAATCTGAAGCGGCAGAAGTTTTTCGAGATCGACGAGAAAGAATGGGATGATGTGATGGCCGTGAACGTTCGCGGCCCGTTCCTGCTATGCAAAGCCGTGGCGCCGATCATGATGCGCCAGAAGTCCGGCAAGATCGTCAACATCGCCTCGGGCACGGTTTTCAAAGGACAGACCGGCATCACCCATTATGTCGCGTCAAAGGGTGCCATTGTTGCCCTGACCCGTTGTGTCGCGCGCGAACTCGGCGACTACAACATCAACGTCAATGCTATTGCACCCGGCTTCACCATGAGCGAGGGCGTGCTGGCTAATCCCGACATGAACAGCGGAGGCTTCAACGCCACCGTGAACAGCCGCGCCTTCAAGCGAGAGCAGCAACCGGAAGATCTAACTGGAACGCTGGTATTTCTCTGCTCCCCGGATAGCGATTTCATGACCGGGCAAACCCTCGTCGTCGATGGCGGCAGCGTGATGCACTAA
- a CDS encoding IclR family transcriptional regulator, whose translation MPTVSFGRTSPATARRSHGGIQVIARAANVLRTLEDKPDGLSLGQIAKRVSLARSTVQRIVGALAAEGFVSTSSTGSGVRIGPGLVRLAATAGSTTTEIIAPHLRALGDEVGETVDLSVLSGASAMFVDQVQGKQRLVALSAVGERFPLHCTSNGKAILSCFAGEDMNDLIDRSVAEHTNYALTDRKGLLRELDRARKSHLAYDLGEHGEGINAVGTALLDSFGRPVAISIPVPEQRFAQQRPVLEQALLNFRERMKKLLVK comes from the coding sequence ATGCCCACTGTGTCTTTTGGCCGAACAAGCCCGGCGACCGCGCGACGCTCGCATGGTGGCATTCAGGTTATCGCCCGCGCGGCGAACGTGCTGCGCACGCTCGAAGACAAGCCCGATGGCCTGAGCCTCGGACAGATCGCCAAGCGTGTCAGCCTGGCCCGCTCCACGGTACAGCGCATCGTCGGCGCTCTCGCCGCGGAAGGTTTCGTTTCAACAAGCAGCACTGGTTCAGGTGTCCGCATCGGCCCCGGTCTCGTTCGCCTGGCGGCGACAGCAGGCTCCACGACAACCGAGATCATCGCGCCGCATCTGCGCGCGTTGGGCGATGAGGTCGGCGAGACCGTCGATCTTTCGGTTCTGTCAGGTGCATCGGCGATGTTCGTCGATCAGGTGCAAGGCAAGCAGAGGCTTGTCGCCCTCTCAGCTGTGGGCGAACGCTTCCCCCTGCATTGCACGTCGAATGGCAAGGCGATTCTGTCTTGTTTCGCTGGCGAAGACATGAACGACCTGATCGATCGCAGCGTCGCCGAACATACAAACTACGCCCTTACAGATCGCAAGGGGTTGCTACGCGAACTTGATCGCGCGCGTAAAAGCCATCTCGCCTATGACCTCGGCGAGCATGGCGAAGGCATCAACGCCGTCGGCACCGCTCTGCTCGACAGTTTCGGTCGCCCAGTCGCCATTTCAATCCCGGTCCCGGAACAGCGTTTTGCCCAGCAGCGGCCTGTCCTTGAACAGGCGCTGCTGAACTTCCGCGAACGCATGAAAAAGCTGCTCGTTAAATAA